From the Leifsonia sp. AG29 genome, one window contains:
- a CDS encoding LacI family DNA-binding transcriptional regulator, giving the protein MATRREVAERAKVSVRTVSNVVNGFEHIAPATRERVLRAIEELEYRPSELARSLKVGRSGLIGLMLPELDTAYFAELTRAFVEGGAARGLTVVVDQTDGDRDRELALLRRTAGGSLFDALVLSPLALHAEDLEVPGAGPLVFLGEDEFPGYDKVMIDNFQAAREAVEHLLAQGRRRIAAIGAERSGRSASSLRLEGYRAAIGAHPDLRLPKIVEYVDGFRRPEGAAAMRRLLDGGEPFDAVFCFSDALALGALRALHDAGVSVPGEVAVVGWDDIEDGRFSIPSLTTVSPDKQWLAETALDRVVRRLAGERLDPELLVGPHRLVVRESAPDLAPGVAATNR; this is encoded by the coding sequence ATGGCGACGCGGCGTGAGGTCGCCGAACGGGCGAAGGTGTCGGTTCGTACGGTCTCGAACGTCGTGAACGGGTTCGAGCACATCGCGCCCGCGACGCGGGAACGCGTGCTGCGCGCGATCGAGGAGCTCGAGTATCGGCCGAGCGAGCTCGCGAGAAGTCTCAAGGTCGGTCGCTCCGGTCTGATCGGTCTGATGCTTCCCGAGCTGGACACCGCCTATTTCGCCGAACTCACGCGGGCCTTCGTCGAGGGCGGCGCCGCCCGAGGGCTCACGGTCGTCGTCGATCAGACGGACGGCGACCGCGACCGGGAGCTCGCGCTTCTGCGGCGGACGGCCGGAGGGTCCCTCTTCGACGCCCTCGTCCTCAGCCCCCTGGCCCTGCATGCCGAGGACCTGGAGGTGCCGGGCGCCGGACCTCTCGTCTTCCTCGGCGAGGATGAGTTCCCCGGCTACGACAAGGTGATGATCGACAACTTCCAAGCGGCGCGGGAGGCCGTCGAGCACCTCCTGGCGCAGGGTCGCCGGCGCATCGCCGCCATCGGTGCGGAGCGAAGCGGGCGCAGCGCCAGCTCTCTGCGTCTGGAGGGGTACCGCGCGGCGATCGGCGCGCATCCCGACCTGCGGCTTCCGAAGATCGTCGAGTACGTCGATGGTTTCCGCCGTCCGGAGGGGGCTGCGGCGATGAGGCGGCTGCTCGACGGCGGCGAACCGTTCGACGCGGTCTTCTGCTTCTCGGATGCGCTGGCGCTCGGCGCCTTGCGGGCCCTTCACGATGCGGGTGTCTCGGTCCCGGGCGAGGTCGCGGTGGTGGGCTGGGACGACATCGAGGACGGTCGCTTCTCCATCCCCTCGCTGACGACGGTGAGCCCCGACAAGCAGTGGCTCGCGGAGACGGCTCTCGACCGCGTCGTGCGCCGACTCGCGGGGGAGCGACTCGATCCCGAGTTGCTCGTCGGGCCGCACCGGCTCGTCGTCAGGGAGAGCGCACCCGACCTCGCCCCCGGCGTCGCGGCGACGAATCGGTGA
- a CDS encoding SHOCT domain-containing protein encodes MYGWMMDDAGAWWLLWLLVPLLLITIVVVLVVTLTRRGPSGGAGPVQSPISPARAILDERYARGEIDREEYAQRREDLGRSAG; translated from the coding sequence GTGTACGGCTGGATGATGGACGACGCGGGCGCGTGGTGGCTTCTGTGGCTGCTCGTTCCGCTGCTGCTGATCACGATCGTGGTCGTGCTCGTCGTCACCCTGACCCGGCGCGGTCCGTCCGGTGGGGCTGGCCCCGTCCAGTCGCCGATTTCGCCCGCACGAGCGATCCTCGATGAACGGTACGCGCGCGGCGAAATCGATCGCGAGGAGTACGCGCAGCGCCGCGAAGATCTCGGTCGCTCGGCAGGCTAG
- a CDS encoding DUF6153 family protein, with translation MLADCISGRTRTWRCVVVLLLAVAGIVTGLLAMHVVSTPMSQPHEFSESRSATAVSTNTSPVLAPTSGGNAMASGCAAGGCDPMHDMTVMVCTLALLGATLLLLAPSWGRGLLGIGSRAAPANLVGMIARSVGCPPPPSLLALSVDRR, from the coding sequence ATGCTCGCGGACTGTATCTCGGGGCGCACCCGCACTTGGCGCTGTGTAGTCGTCCTCCTCCTGGCCGTCGCGGGCATCGTGACCGGCCTCCTCGCCATGCACGTGGTCAGCACGCCTATGAGCCAACCGCATGAGTTCTCCGAAAGCCGGTCTGCGACGGCCGTTTCCACGAATACCTCGCCCGTACTCGCGCCGACGTCGGGCGGCAACGCGATGGCCAGCGGATGCGCCGCGGGCGGGTGCGACCCGATGCACGACATGACGGTCATGGTGTGCACGCTCGCTCTGCTCGGCGCGACGCTCCTCCTGCTCGCGCCCTCATGGGGCCGCGGACTGCTCGGCATCGGTTCCCGGGCCGCTCCGGCGAACCTGGTCGGGATGATCGCGCGCTCCGTCGGTTGTCCGCCACCACCGTCCCTTCTGGCCCTCTCCGTCGATCGCAGATGA
- a CDS encoding glycoside hydrolase family 2 protein has product MSFASREIEQAGEAAARDVPRPEYPRPQFVRERWLNLNGVWRFGFGGADGAPSAWALDQAIVVPFAPESERSGIGSTEFHPAVRYQRTVEVPADWAADRILLHFGAVDFDTTVWVGDIEVGRHRGGFTPFAFDITEAAAAAADRTGSFTLSVLAEDDHVAIQARGKQSRRPENYEAFYTRTTGIWQTVWLEPVAAAHFGRPVLRPDLPSSSFAVELDVVAPVAGLTARVDILDADGPVVSGAVAVTAQVRPVLTLQVPGDRLRTWSPEDPHLYRVRFTLLHGDVVVDELESYAGMRSVAIDGRRVLLNGRPVFQRLVLDQGYWPETLMTAPSDDALIADIELGMAAGFNGARLHQKVFEERYLFHADRLGYLVWGEFADWGAKVGPGGPQEPTVSFIAEWVEALTRDLSHPSIVGWCPLNETFQPMTDRLTILDDATKALYAVTKAIDPTRPVIDASGYSHRVPGADIYDSHLYEQDPDQFATLMGGLADGRPYVNTALDGTPWSVPYAGQPYFCSEFGGIWWSDRDRTGDESWGYGEAPRTREEWLDRFRRLVDTLLDDPGMFGYCFTQLTDVFQEKNGVLDFRRVPKFELRLLREIQSRPAAYELQDVLPLDP; this is encoded by the coding sequence GTGTCGTTTGCATCGAGGGAAATCGAACAGGCCGGTGAGGCCGCCGCGCGGGACGTGCCGCGGCCGGAATACCCGCGCCCGCAGTTCGTGCGCGAGCGCTGGCTCAATCTGAACGGTGTCTGGAGGTTCGGGTTCGGCGGTGCCGACGGTGCACCGAGCGCCTGGGCGCTGGACCAGGCGATCGTCGTCCCCTTCGCGCCGGAGTCGGAGCGCTCGGGCATCGGCAGCACCGAATTCCACCCCGCCGTGCGTTACCAGCGGACGGTCGAGGTGCCGGCGGACTGGGCGGCCGACCGGATCCTCCTCCACTTCGGCGCTGTCGACTTCGACACCACCGTCTGGGTCGGCGACATCGAGGTCGGGCGCCATCGCGGCGGGTTCACCCCGTTCGCGTTCGACATCACAGAGGCGGCGGCCGCGGCAGCCGACCGTACCGGTTCCTTCACTCTCTCGGTGCTCGCGGAGGACGACCACGTCGCCATCCAGGCGCGCGGCAAGCAGTCCCGTCGCCCCGAGAACTACGAAGCGTTCTACACGCGCACGACCGGGATCTGGCAGACGGTGTGGCTGGAGCCGGTGGCGGCCGCGCATTTCGGCCGTCCTGTCCTCCGTCCCGACCTCCCCTCGTCCTCGTTCGCTGTCGAGCTGGACGTCGTCGCCCCGGTCGCGGGGCTCACGGCCCGGGTCGACATCCTGGACGCAGACGGTCCGGTCGTCAGCGGCGCGGTCGCGGTGACGGCTCAGGTGCGGCCGGTGCTCACCCTGCAGGTTCCGGGCGACCGCCTCCGCACCTGGTCGCCGGAGGATCCGCATCTCTATCGAGTGCGGTTCACGCTCCTCCACGGAGACGTCGTAGTCGATGAGCTCGAGAGCTACGCCGGCATGCGCTCGGTCGCGATCGACGGCCGTCGCGTCCTCCTCAACGGGCGTCCGGTCTTCCAGCGACTCGTCCTCGATCAGGGCTACTGGCCCGAGACGCTCATGACCGCCCCGAGCGACGACGCCCTCATCGCCGACATCGAGCTCGGGATGGCTGCCGGATTCAACGGTGCGCGCCTCCACCAGAAGGTCTTCGAGGAGCGTTACCTCTTCCACGCTGACCGCCTCGGCTACCTGGTGTGGGGCGAGTTCGCGGACTGGGGCGCCAAGGTCGGGCCCGGCGGCCCTCAGGAGCCGACGGTGTCGTTCATCGCCGAGTGGGTGGAGGCGCTCACCCGCGACCTGTCGCACCCGTCGATCGTCGGCTGGTGTCCGCTGAACGAGACGTTCCAGCCGATGACCGACCGGCTGACCATCCTCGACGACGCCACGAAGGCGCTCTACGCGGTGACCAAGGCGATCGACCCCACGCGTCCCGTGATCGACGCCTCCGGCTACTCCCACCGCGTGCCCGGCGCCGACATCTACGACTCGCACCTGTATGAGCAGGACCCGGACCAGTTCGCGACCCTGATGGGCGGCCTCGCCGACGGTCGCCCCTACGTGAACACCGCTCTCGACGGCACCCCGTGGTCCGTGCCCTACGCCGGGCAGCCCTACTTCTGCAGCGAGTTCGGCGGCATCTGGTGGTCCGACCGCGACCGCACCGGCGACGAGTCCTGGGGCTACGGCGAGGCGCCGCGTACCCGGGAGGAGTGGCTCGACCGGTTCCGCCGGCTGGTGGACACGCTGCTCGACGACCCAGGAATGTTCGGGTACTGCTTCACCCAGCTCACCGACGTCTTCCAGGAGAAGAACGGGGTGCTCGACTTCCGGCGCGTGCCGAAGTTCGAGCTCCGGCTCCTGCGCGAGATCCAGTCGCGCCCTGCGGCCTACGAGCTTCAGGACGTCCTGCCCCTGGACCCCTGA